The window GACCTCGTGATGTACGACGACCGGACGAACTCGCTGTGGAGTCAGGTGCTCGCGACCGCGATTCGCGGGGAACTGACCGGCGAGACGCTGTCGCTCCTCCCTTCGACTATCTCGACGTGGGGCGAGTGGCGGGCGGCCAACCCCGAGACCGAGGTGCTGGTGCCGCCGCCCGTCTCGGGGACGATTCGCGGGCGGCAGACCCGCCGGTACGACGTGAACCCCTACACGAGCTATCAGCAGTCGAGCGCTATCGGTATCGGCTTCAACGACGCGGCGGACGACCGACTTCATCCGAAAACGTCGGTCGTCGGCGTCGCTGCCGACGGGGTCGCCCGGGCCTACCCGCTCGGCGCGGTCGAGTCCGCGGGCGTCGTCAACGACACCGTGGGCGACCTTCCGGTCGTCGTGGCGGCCTCCGCCGAGGGGAGTCTCGTCGCCTACGTCCGCCGGGTTGACGGCGAGACCGTCGAGTTCGACCGCGATGGGTCGGCGCTCGTCGCCGCCGGGTCGCGCTGGAACCTCCTCACCGGCCGGGCGCTCGACGGCCCCCACGAGGGCGCGGTCCTGACCCGAGCAAACGACCGCTCGCCGATGTTCTGGTTCGCGTGGGCCGACTTCAACCCGGAGACGGAGATTTACGGGGGAGAAAACGCGACTGGCGAGGAGGAATAGTCGTTCGCGCGGCGAGCGCGCGTGATTCGAGGCCGATACGCTGAGAAACGGAGTTTCGGTCGTTCGGGTGGCGGTTACGACGAGTTCAGGATGTCGCGGACGCGCCGGGGTTCGCCGGAGAGGGAGGGCTCCTTCTCGACGATTTTCAGCACCTCGTGGTCGGTCACGTCGGGGTAGGACTTCCCGATGGCCTCCTCGATGAGGGCCTTTTCGAGACGGAACTCCGTTCCCTCGTAGACCACGTCTACGCCGTCGTCGTCGAAAGAGAGAATCGTCATACCTCTCTTTGTTTCCCGCGAGTAGTTAAATACGCGTCGTCGTCGCGAAACCGGCGTCCTCCGTCGTGTCTGACGTTCGTCTTGCGGACGGTTTATTACGGCACGGGTGTTGGTTCGGAGCGTGTCACTGGGTACGGACCCGCTCGATACGCTCGAAATTCCCGACGGGACGACGGTCGAGGAACACGACCTCGTCACCGACGGCGATGTCGTCGTCGGCGGGCAGAGCACCGTCGAGTTCGGCGTCCGCGGACAGAACGTCCTCGCGGGCGAGCGCGTCACCTTCGGCGGCGACATCGAGGCCGAAGCCGACTGCCGACTCGACATGCTCGACGACGTGGCCGGCAACGTCCTCGTCGGCAACGACGCCTACCTCGGCGAGCGCGTCCACATCGCCGGCCGCCTGATGGTCTCGGGCGACCTCGACATCGGCGACGACGTCGACATCGAAGAGGGGTTCGAGGCCAACGGGTGGATCGTCATCCGCAACCCGATTCCGACGCTCGTGTTCTACTTCATCGTCCTCTCGCAACTCCTTCGACTCGGCGAGGACGAGGCGGCAGACGAACTCGCCGAGACGCTCTCGGGCGAGTCGCCGCACGACCCGCTCGTGATTCCCCGGAACGCCACCGTCTCCGACGACGCGTGGCGCGTCTCGACGCCCGCCCACGTCGGCTCCGACTGCCGCATCCACGGCAACATCCGCGCGAAGTCCATCGACCTCGCCGAGGACAACAACGTCTTCGGGAGCCTCCGCGCCCGCGACGACATCGTCGTCGGGAGCGGGACGCGCATTCACGGCGACGTGACCACCCGAAACGGCGAGGTCCGCATCCACGAGGACGCGCGCGTCCTCGGCGACGTGTCCTGCAACGACCTCGTGCTCGAAGCCGGCGCGCACGTCGACGGCACGATGCGCGCCCGCGGCGAGATGCGTATCCACCGCGACAACCTCCCGCGCGAGGCCGAGTAACCGATTCCGAATCCGAATCCGAGACCGACCGAGCGACTGCGACCCCCGTGCGCCGCGATAGCAACAGTCGCCGTTTGTGCTTACCCAACGATTAATCCCTCTGGTGGAGAGTGTCGTCTATGGACAATCGACTGAAACTTCTCTCGGTCGCCCTCCTCGTCCTCCTCGCCGGGTGTACCGGCGGCGCGGCGGACGGCGGTGCCGGTGGGTCTGAGAGCGTCTCGCTCGCCGCCGATACCGGTGGCTCCGCCGAGGCCGAACAGGCGGGCGGCGACGACCTCCCGCAGGCCCAGCGGCGGGCGGTCATCAAGAACGGGCAGATAGAACTGACCGTCGACGAGTTCAACGAGTCGCGCGACGCGGTCGAATCGACCGCCGAGTCCTACGGCGGCTACGTCAGCGACTCCAACGAGTACGTCAACCGCCGGAGCGGCGGCACCTACCGCTCGGGCCAACTCGTCGTGCGCGTCCCCTCCGAGGACTTCTCGGCGTTCATGACCGACATGAAGGACCTCGGCGAGGTCGAGCGCGTCGAGACGAACTCGCAGGACGTGACCGACCAACTGGTCGACATCGAAGCGCGGTTGAGCAACCTCCGCGCCCAGCGCGACCGCCTCCGCGAACTCTACGAGTCGGCTAACACGACCGAGGACGTGCTCGCGGTCGAAGAGCGCCTGACCGAGGTCCAGACGGAAATCGAGCGGCTCGAAGCCCAGAAGCAGTCGCTCGAAGACCGCGTCGCCCTCTCGACCGTCCGGGTCTCGCTGTCCGAGCGACCGCCCGGCCCGGCGCAGTGGTACGACACGCCAGTCTTACAGGCGTTCTCCGAGTCGATTAACGGTGCGTTCGTCGCCCTTCGGGCGCTCGTCGTCGCCGTCGCCTACGCGGTCCCGTACCTCGTCGTCTTCGGCGGCCTCCTCGCGATTCTCGGGAGCGGGGTGGTGCTCGCCGGCCGCGCCGCATTCAGGCGACTGACTGACTGACTACCTCGGTTTCGCTCGCCGCTCGCATCCCTTCGCACGCGAGCGTTTTTCCGCGTCCGTCACTATCGTCGAGCCATGCTCTCTCTCGCGTTAGCCGGCAAGCCGAACGCCGGCAAATCGACGTTCTACACGGCCTCGACGCTCGCCGAGGTCGACGTGGCGAACTACCCCTTCACGACTATCGACGCGAACCGCGGCGTCACGCACGCTCGCACCCGCTGTCCCTGTCTCGACCGCGACGAGCGCTGCGGCAACTGCGAGGACGGCATCCGTTACGTCGCCGTCGAACTCGTGGACGTGGCAGGGCTCGTTCCCGGCGCGCACGAGGGTCGCGGCCTCGGCAATCAGTTCCTCGACGAGCTGACGAACGCGGACGCCATCGTCAACGTCGTGGACGCCTCTGGGGGAACGAACGCCGAGGGCGAACCCGTCGAAGTCGGGAGCTTCGACCCCGTCGAGGAGGTCGACTTCATCGAGGAGGAACTCGAACAGTGGCTCGCGGGCATCGTCCACAAGAACTGGGAGTCCGTGGTCCGCAAGTCCCGGTCGCCCGACTTCGATATGGACGACGCCCTCTCGGACCTCCTGACGGGCGTCGGCGCGAGCGAGTACGACATCGCCGCCGTCCTGCGGGGCCTCGACTACTCGCCGAATCCCCAAGACTGGGACGACGAGGACCGCGTCGAACTCGCCCGCGCGATTCGCCAGCGGACCAAGCCAATCGTCCTCGTCGCCAACAAGGTCGACATCGCGCCCCCGGAGAACCTCGAACGACTCGCCGAGACGGGAAAGCCCGTCATCGCCGCGACCGCGGACGGCGAACTCGCCCTTCGACGGGCCCGCGAGGCGGGTATCATCGACTACCATCCCGGCGACGACGACTTCGAGCTCGTCGGCGACGTGAGCGGCGCACAGGAGAAGGGCCTCGAACGCATCCGCGACCTGATGGGCGACCACGGCGGCACCGGCACGCAGGAAGCCATCGACACCGCGGTCTACGACGTGCTCGACCAAATCACGGTCTACCCGGTCCAAAACGAGTCGAAGTGGACCGACGGCACGGGGAACGTCCTCCCCGACGCCTTCCTCCTCCCGCGGGGGTCGACACCGCGGGACCTCGCGTACGCGGTCCACTCCGACATCGGTGACGGCTACCTCCACGCGGTCGACGCGCGAGCGAAGCGCCGCATCGCCGAGGACCACGAACTCGAAGAGGGCGACGTCATCAAAATCGTCTCGACGGCGAAGTAACTGTCAGAAGTTCGTCTTTTCCCTGGATTCGTTGTTTCTCATCGGTCAGTTCTTCGTCTGCCACGCCACATATAAACTAAATTTCGCTATACAGAATTGGGGTGGTGGAGGGGGTGGGCGCAAGTCGTGGGTTCACCGGGAAAGGATTGAACACAGGGTGCGGAGCCGTCGCTGTCAGTTCGTTTGTCGTGAGGCTCACGCGTCGTGATTCGCACAGAAAATGATTCGTCGCGGGTGACGGCTCAGAGGTCTTTGGCGACGCGAAGTTCCGTGTCGGTGACCGTCTCGACGGAGTCGGCCGGAACCTCGATGTCGTCGCCGTCGGCGTCGCCGAAGCCGAGGCCCTGCAGGACCGCTTCAGCGAGGTCCGGGTCGGGTTCGACGTACGCGATTTGGGCGTCCGTGTCGACTTCGGTCACGATTCCGATCTGTTCGGCTTCCTCGTCCATGAGGAACTTCCCTTCGTCGGCGGTCGAGAGCACTGACATCCGCCCAATCGTTAATTCCGAGTGACATAATAACCTACGGCCCCGTACGAACGCTGATACTCCTCGCCCGCGTACGAAGTGCATGACAATCAGTTCACAGGTCTCCGAGACCGACGCGCCCCGTCTCCCGCTGTCGGAGACGCGGGTGCTTCTCGGCGTCGGACTGGCGATTGCCCTCGTCGCCGGACTCGTTTTCCGCGTCGTCGGCCAACTCGTGTTAGTGCCTTCCCGCCCGCTGGTCACGGCCGCGGTGTTCGCGCTGACGGTGCCCGTGATGTGGGCGCTCGCAGTCGGCATCTTCCGGTGGCGCGGGCTCTCCGGGGGCGCGAAACGGGAGGCCGCGGTGCTGCTCGTCGTCCCGGGCATGCTCGTCGACGCGGTCTCGACGGCGCTGTTCTCGGTCGTCTACCCGAACATGGGCCTCGAAGCCGCCGGGCTCTTCGGGGGGCTGTTGCTCTTGGCGTACGCGACGGTGCTGGTCGCGGGATTCGTCGGTCGGTGACCCAATTCGGGCCGACGCTTCCATCGTTAAGCCGCCGCTCGCCGACGGTGCGGCTCTCCTCTCTTCTCCTCAGCCATGCGCGACGACGCGAAAAATAGGGCGCGAAGCGACGGTCCGATTGCGACTCGTCAGTCGGAGTCCGACGAGGAACCGAAGGCGGTCGGGACGCTCACGTCGGCGTGTTGCGAGAGGTAGTACGCGAGCGCGAACAGCGCGACGACGCCGACGCCGAGGAGCGCCAGCGAACCCACGCCGTAGCCGCTGGCGAGGAACAGCCCCGTCGCGACGGCGCCGCAGAGCACGGCGTACGGAATCTGCGTGTTCACGTGGTCGACGTGGTCCGCGCCGGCGAACATCGACGAGAGGACCGTCGTGTCGCTGATGGGCGAACAGTGGTCACCGAACAGCGAGCCGGTGAGAATCGCCCCGATGGCACCGGGAAGCGGCGCGCCGAGCTGGTAGGCAAGCGGCACCGCGACGGGGAACATGATACTCATCGTTCCCCACGACGTGCCTATCGAGAACGAGATGATGGCCGCGGCGAGGAAGACGACCGCGGGCAGGAGTTCGGGCGTGATGACGCCTTGGGCGACACTGACGACGAACGCACCGACGCCGAGCGCCTGGCTGACACCGCCGATGGTCCACGCCAGCGAGAGGACGGCCACGGGGAACATGACCATCTTGAAGCCCTCGAAGATGGCGTCGCTGACGGCTTCGAGTTCGACGCGGGCGTGGCCGACGAGGATGGCGAGCAGCAGCGCGCACGCCGAGAAGACGCCCCAGAGGATGGCGTCGGCGGTGGCCGCGTCCTTCAGCGCCTCGACGGGTGCCTGCCCGGGCCAGCCGCCGGAGTACAGCAGGCCGAAGCCGGTGACGGCGACGAGCGTGACGATGGGCGCGGCGAAGTACCACCAGCGCGAATCGACGTAGTCGGGCGTGACGATGTCCTCCTCGCGCGTCTCGATGAGGGGGTCGGCGTCGTCGCCGAGGACCTTCCCCTCTTCTTTCGCGCGGCGCTCGGCGCGCTTCATCGGCCCGAAGTCCCAGTCCATCACGACGAGGATGAACACGAGAACGACCGCGAGCAGGCTGTAGAAGCGGAACGGAATACTCTGGAGGAACACCACGAAGGCGCTCTGGTCGATGCCGAGCGAGGCGAACTGCTCGCGGATGAGGCCGACCTCGAAGCCGACCCACGTCGAGACGACGGCGACGCTCACCACGGGCGAGGTTGTCGAATCGAGCAGGTACGCGAGCTTCTCGCGGCTGATGTCGAACTTGTCGGTGATAGGCCGCATCACCGAGCCCGTAATCATCGTGCTCGCGTAGGAGTCGACGAAGATGAGCATCCCGAGGACGCTCGTCCCCAACGCGGCCTGTTTCCGGGTCTTGATGCGGGCGATGATGCGCTGTGCGAGCGCGTTCATCCCGCCCGAGAGGAATATCATCCCGAGCATCGCACCCGAGAGGAACGTA of the Haloferax sp. Atlit-12N genome contains:
- a CDS encoding DUF5367 family protein codes for the protein MTISSQVSETDAPRLPLSETRVLLGVGLAIALVAGLVFRVVGQLVLVPSRPLVTAAVFALTVPVMWALAVGIFRWRGLSGGAKREAAVLLVVPGMLVDAVSTALFSVVYPNMGLEAAGLFGGLLLLAYATVLVAGFVGR
- a CDS encoding Na+/H+ antiporter NhaC family protein — translated: MPAETQGVISLLPALFAIVLTLLSRQVLLSLFTGIWIGATILVGWNPIGGAAYSLQLVINNVTESFNSKLLLFTFLSGAMLGMIFLSGGMNALAQRIIARIKTRKQAALGTSVLGMLIFVDSYASTMITGSVMRPITDKFDISREKLAYLLDSTTSPVVSVAVVSTWVGFEVGLIREQFASLGIDQSAFVVFLQSIPFRFYSLLAVVLVFILVVMDWDFGPMKRAERRAKEEGKVLGDDADPLIETREEDIVTPDYVDSRWWYFAAPIVTLVAVTGFGLLYSGGWPGQAPVEALKDAATADAILWGVFSACALLLAILVGHARVELEAVSDAIFEGFKMVMFPVAVLSLAWTIGGVSQALGVGAFVVSVAQGVITPELLPAVVFLAAAIISFSIGTSWGTMSIMFPVAVPLAYQLGAPLPGAIGAILTGSLFGDHCSPISDTTVLSSMFAGADHVDHVNTQIPYAVLCGAVATGLFLASGYGVGSLALLGVGVVALFALAYYLSQHADVSVPTAFGSSSDSD
- a CDS encoding DUF3179 domain-containing protein — translated: MASTTNRRRFLALGVGAALAGCLGSDPPVADDDTASTEPTDSTAGDYSGPFELPVPEDELRRGASKDAIPAITAPVFADNWTGFDEVDATLDDGDEVVGVELGGVARAYPLAILNWHEIVNDDFDGRPVVVTYCPLCGSAVVADRLAGGEPTYFGVSGLLWMSDLVMYDDRTNSLWSQVLATAIRGELTGETLSLLPSTISTWGEWRAANPETEVLVPPPVSGTIRGRQTRRYDVNPYTSYQQSSAIGIGFNDAADDRLHPKTSVVGVAADGVARAYPLGAVESAGVVNDTVGDLPVVVAASAEGSLVAYVRRVDGETVEFDRDGSALVAAGSRWNLLTGRALDGPHEGAVLTRANDRSPMFWFAWADFNPETEIYGGENATGEEE
- a CDS encoding DUF4349 domain-containing protein, translating into MDNRLKLLSVALLVLLAGCTGGAADGGAGGSESVSLAADTGGSAEAEQAGGDDLPQAQRRAVIKNGQIELTVDEFNESRDAVESTAESYGGYVSDSNEYVNRRSGGTYRSGQLVVRVPSEDFSAFMTDMKDLGEVERVETNSQDVTDQLVDIEARLSNLRAQRDRLRELYESANTTEDVLAVEERLTEVQTEIERLEAQKQSLEDRVALSTVRVSLSERPPGPAQWYDTPVLQAFSESINGAFVALRALVVAVAYAVPYLVVFGGLLAILGSGVVLAGRAAFRRLTD
- a CDS encoding polymer-forming cytoskeletal protein, which produces MSLGTDPLDTLEIPDGTTVEEHDLVTDGDVVVGGQSTVEFGVRGQNVLAGERVTFGGDIEAEADCRLDMLDDVAGNVLVGNDAYLGERVHIAGRLMVSGDLDIGDDVDIEEGFEANGWIVIRNPIPTLVFYFIVLSQLLRLGEDEAADELAETLSGESPHDPLVIPRNATVSDDAWRVSTPAHVGSDCRIHGNIRAKSIDLAEDNNVFGSLRARDDIVVGSGTRIHGDVTTRNGEVRIHEDARVLGDVSCNDLVLEAGAHVDGTMRARGEMRIHRDNLPREAE
- a CDS encoding DUF5800 family protein encodes the protein MTILSFDDDGVDVVYEGTEFRLEKALIEEAIGKSYPDVTDHEVLKIVEKEPSLSGEPRRVRDILNSS
- a CDS encoding redox-regulated ATPase YchF — its product is MLSLALAGKPNAGKSTFYTASTLAEVDVANYPFTTIDANRGVTHARTRCPCLDRDERCGNCEDGIRYVAVELVDVAGLVPGAHEGRGLGNQFLDELTNADAIVNVVDASGGTNAEGEPVEVGSFDPVEEVDFIEEELEQWLAGIVHKNWESVVRKSRSPDFDMDDALSDLLTGVGASEYDIAAVLRGLDYSPNPQDWDDEDRVELARAIRQRTKPIVLVANKVDIAPPENLERLAETGKPVIAATADGELALRRAREAGIIDYHPGDDDFELVGDVSGAQEKGLERIRDLMGDHGGTGTQEAIDTAVYDVLDQITVYPVQNESKWTDGTGNVLPDAFLLPRGSTPRDLAYAVHSDIGDGYLHAVDARAKRRIAEDHELEEGDVIKIVSTAK